One region of Rana temporaria chromosome 9, aRanTem1.1, whole genome shotgun sequence genomic DNA includes:
- the LOC120914172 gene encoding opioid growth factor receptor-like protein 1 isoform X1 codes for MSGFRPSTERPTVYPFNGKSENLQHDFSQKQSGETRNTHLQPHEQSRGSRTGKDHQYGRPGYQTHYDEQTANLDFYQNKKRFEPNGVYIEELLTKWKDDYKRLEVNHSYIQWLFPLQKHGKNPKAKPLTDHEIEAMKEDTTVMDRFLRAYELMLGFYGIKLHNKATGSVARNSNYLERFENLNNYTHNNLRITRILKCLALLGYEHFQAPLVKFFLEETLLYNNLKNVKSSATHHFLLAVKDDKECCDLKKYESSLKTSKESEIRNKRKEECRPGSVSSWPKQKSN; via the exons ATGAGTGGATTCCGACCTTCCACTGAAAGACCCACGGTCTACCCTTTTAATGGCAAATCTGAGAACTTGCAACATGACTTTTCCCAGAAGCAGTCAGGAGAGACGAGAAACACACATCTACAG CCCCATGAACAGAGTCGAGGATCTAGAACAGGCAAAGACCATCAATATGGCAGACCTGGATATCAAACGCATTATGATGAG caGACTGCCAACCTGGATTTCTATCAAAACAAGAAGCGTTTTGAGCCAAATG GCGTATATATAGAGGAACTGCTTACTAAATGGAAAGATGATTATAAAAGGCTGGAGGTGAATCATTCCTATATTCAATG GCTGTTTCCATTGCAGAAACATGGGAAAAATCCAAAAGCCAAACCGCTGACAGATCATGAGATCGAG GCGATGAAAGAAGATACAACAGTCATGGACAGATTTCTAAGAGCTTATGAACTGATGCTGGGCTTCTACGGGATTAAACTCCACAACAAAGCGACTGGAAGTGTTGCACGTAACAGTAATTACTTGGAGCGATTCGAAAACCTGAACAA TTACACTCACAACAACCTGCGCATCACCCGGATCCTAAAGTGTTTGGCGTTGTTGGGGTATGAGCACTTCCAGGCCCCACTAGTCAAATTTTTCCTGGAAGAGACCCTGCTTTACAACAATCTAAAGAATGTAAAAAGTAGTGCAACTCATCATTTCTTGCTGGCTGTAAAGGATGACAAGGAATGCTGTGATTTGAAGAAGTATGAGAGTTCTCTGAAGACCAGTAAAGAAAGTGAAATAAGGAACAAGAGAAAGGAAGAATGTAGGCCTGGCTCAGTGTCCAGTTGGCCAAAACAgaaaagcaattaa
- the LOC120914172 gene encoding opioid growth factor receptor-like protein 1 isoform X2: MSGFRPSTERPTVYPFNGKSENLQHDFSQKQSGETRNTHLQPHEQSRGSRTGKDHQYGRPGYQTHYDETANLDFYQNKKRFEPNGVYIEELLTKWKDDYKRLEVNHSYIQWLFPLQKHGKNPKAKPLTDHEIEAMKEDTTVMDRFLRAYELMLGFYGIKLHNKATGSVARNSNYLERFENLNNYTHNNLRITRILKCLALLGYEHFQAPLVKFFLEETLLYNNLKNVKSSATHHFLLAVKDDKECCDLKKYESSLKTSKESEIRNKRKEECRPGSVSSWPKQKSN; the protein is encoded by the exons ATGAGTGGATTCCGACCTTCCACTGAAAGACCCACGGTCTACCCTTTTAATGGCAAATCTGAGAACTTGCAACATGACTTTTCCCAGAAGCAGTCAGGAGAGACGAGAAACACACATCTACAG CCCCATGAACAGAGTCGAGGATCTAGAACAGGCAAAGACCATCAATATGGCAGACCTGGATATCAAACGCATTATGATGAG ACTGCCAACCTGGATTTCTATCAAAACAAGAAGCGTTTTGAGCCAAATG GCGTATATATAGAGGAACTGCTTACTAAATGGAAAGATGATTATAAAAGGCTGGAGGTGAATCATTCCTATATTCAATG GCTGTTTCCATTGCAGAAACATGGGAAAAATCCAAAAGCCAAACCGCTGACAGATCATGAGATCGAG GCGATGAAAGAAGATACAACAGTCATGGACAGATTTCTAAGAGCTTATGAACTGATGCTGGGCTTCTACGGGATTAAACTCCACAACAAAGCGACTGGAAGTGTTGCACGTAACAGTAATTACTTGGAGCGATTCGAAAACCTGAACAA TTACACTCACAACAACCTGCGCATCACCCGGATCCTAAAGTGTTTGGCGTTGTTGGGGTATGAGCACTTCCAGGCCCCACTAGTCAAATTTTTCCTGGAAGAGACCCTGCTTTACAACAATCTAAAGAATGTAAAAAGTAGTGCAACTCATCATTTCTTGCTGGCTGTAAAGGATGACAAGGAATGCTGTGATTTGAAGAAGTATGAGAGTTCTCTGAAGACCAGTAAAGAAAGTGAAATAAGGAACAAGAGAAAGGAAGAATGTAGGCCTGGCTCAGTGTCCAGTTGGCCAAAACAgaaaagcaattaa